The Cloeon dipterum chromosome X, ieCloDipt1.1, whole genome shotgun sequence genome includes a window with the following:
- the LOC135946383 gene encoding gastrula zinc finger protein XlCGF8.2DB-like: MRPRKVLLRVGVDRTPLFVCSECKIMAFPDKDLLEQHVCLKQSVASPEAEAMEDADVAHYGQRLFGCQQCNMEFPNNLLLQQHLQDSHELSKYICDICGAVFNYKSSLGRHKKVHNSEWPFICSDCSKGFNYKSSLVRHMKEHNPGRSEHVCPKCGKTFKRNYALHRHSRIHKTERNESEKKNAANSISNTDKDLLKQNRISYEIKSSICETCGKRFEFKSQLKRHKKTAHSLERPFNCLVCNKGFKRTDNLKQHLVIHSGENKHVCPECGKAFTQKGNMIRHHPQFMVMEIVPSAATPSPTDDPSIDKRLPKR; encoded by the exons ATGAGGCCTCGAAAGGTGCTGCTGCGTGTTGGCGTTGATAGAACGCCGCTTTTCGTTTGCTCAGAGTGCAAAATAATGGCCTTCCCAGACAAAGATCTGCTTGAACAACATGTTTGTCTAAAACAATCAGTTGCTTCCCCTGAGGCTGAGGCTATGGAAGATGCTGATGTTGCACATTATGGCCAAAGGCTGTTCGGTTGCCAACAGTGCAACATGGAATTCCCAAACAACCTTCTGCTTCAACAACATCTTCAGGATTCTCACGAACTCTCTAAGTATATATGTGACATTTGCGGTGCGGTATTCAACTACAAATCAAGCCTGGGGAGGCACAAGAAGGTTCACAACTCTGAGTGGCCGTTCATCTGTTCGGATTGCAGTAAGGGATTCAACTACAAATCAAGCTTGGTCAGACACATGAAGGAGCACAACCCTGGGCGGTCTGAGCACGTCTGTCCAAAATGCGGCAAAACCTTCAAACGAAATTACGCCTTGCATCGTCACTCACGCATCCACAAAACCGAGAGAAATGAGTCGGAAAAGAAGAACGCAGCCAACTCAATATCCAACACGGACAAAGATTTGCTAAAGCAAAATCGGATTTCTTATGAAATCAAGTCATCAATCTGTGAAACTTGCGGCAAAAGATTCGAGTTCAAATCACAATTGAAAAGGCACAAGAAGACCGCCCATAGCCTTGAGCGGCCATTCAACTGTTTGGTGTGCAATAAGGGATTTAAGCGCACGGACAACCTGAAGCAGCACTTAGTCATTCACTCAGGTGAGAACAAGCATGTCTGTCCTGAATGTGGCAAGGCCTTCACCCAAAAAGGAAACATGATCCGACAT CATCCGCAATTCATGGTTATGGAGATCGTGCCGTCAGCGGCCACACCCTCACCCACCGACGACCCCTCAATTGATAAACGTCTGCCAAAGCGATGA